A DNA window from Vigna unguiculata cultivar IT97K-499-35 chromosome 10, ASM411807v1, whole genome shotgun sequence contains the following coding sequences:
- the LOC114165569 gene encoding glycosyl hydrolase 5 family protein-like, with product MSSRLVFLFFLVVISTSHSNAYPLSTQNRWIIDEATGQRAKLVCANWAGHLQPMIPEGLDKRPLKDIVGELVKHKFNCVRLTYAIYMWTRYAHENVSANLASLDVPEVVEGIAKNNPSVLSMTHIQTFHAVVHELGVQNVKVLLDNHVSEPMWCCNDDDENGFFHDRHFNPQEWVHGLTLAAKHFNGNPVVVAMSLRNELHGPRQNLKDWYKYMSQGALAIHEANPNVLVLISGLNYDTELQFLKKKPLNIDLGKKMVFETHLYSWSGIGTLKLREIWTKQPLNRICANNVKAIDHRAGFLTIGKNATPLIFTEFGFNEAGSSVEDNRFLTCLQTYLLGNDMDWGFWAFQGTYYLKKDQVQVEESFGVMDATWHNLRYPNFTDKFQLLQRKNIEPNSKAPIVNILYHPLSGQCVQVNDKNEVELGRCETKTRWVRAENETKIILHGTKKCLTTTGEGLPVIVSDCERNNSSWRSASLSKLHLATMNQQQEQLCLQKDSNSSTIVTSKCICIKDDSLCLDDPQSQWFQLVQTNV from the exons ATGTCTTCACGTTTggtctttcttttttttcttgtagtcaTTTCTACATCACATTCCAATGCATATCCTTTATCAACACAAAATAGATGGATCATAGATGAAGCCACGGGACAACGTGCCAAATTGGTGTGTGCTAATTGGGCTGGCCACCTTCAACCAATGATCCCCGAGGGTCTTGACAAGAGGCCATTGAAGGACATTGTTGGTGAGCTTGTGAAGCACAAGTTCAATTGCGTACGTCTCACTTATGCAATCTACATGTGGACACGCTATGCTCATGAGAATGTGAGTGCCAATTTAGCCTCTTTGGATGTACCAGAAGTGGTAGAAGGCATTGCTAAGAACAATCCTTCTGTGTTGTCCATGACACACATTCAGACCTTTCATGCGGTTGTTCACGAACTTGGAGTTCAGAATGTGAAAGTGTTGCTTGATAACCATGTGAGTGAGCCGATGTGGTGCTGTAATGATGACGATGAAAATGGCTTCTTCCATGATAGACATTTCAATCCTCAGGAATGGGTGCATGGTCTTACTTTGGCTGCCAAACACTTCAATGGAAACCCTGTT GTTGTGGCAATGAGTTTGAGGAATGAGTTGCATGGTCCTCGCCAAAATTTGAAGGATTGGTACAAGTACATGAGCCAAGGAGCACTAGCAATTCATGAGGCAAATCCAAATGTGCTTGTGCTTATCTCAGGTTTGAACTATGACACTGAGTTGCAATTCTTAAAGAAAAAGCCATTGAATATAGACTTGGGTAAAAAAATGGTGTTTGAGACACATTTGTACTCATGGTCTGGAATTGGAACCCTTAAATTGAGAGAGATATGGACAAAGCAACCATTGAATAGGATATGTGCTAACAATGTCAAAGCGATAGACCATAGAGCTGGATTCCTTACTATCGGAAAGAATGCAACTCCTTTGATTTTTACTGAGTTTGGATTCAACGAGGCAGGTTCTTCGGTGGAAGACAACCGATTCTTGACATGCCTTCAGACTTATCTTCTTGGAAATGATATGGACTGGGGATTTTGGGCTTTCCAAGGTACCTACTACCTAAAGAAAGATCAGGTCCAAGTCGAGGAGTCATTTGGTGTAATGGATGCAACATGGCATAACCTTAGATATCCTAACTTCACGGACAAGTTCCAACTTTTGCAAAGGAAGAATATTG AACCTAACTCCAAGGCTCCCATTGTAAATATCTTGTACCATCCACTGTCCGGTCAATGTGTTCAAGTGAATGACAAGAATGAAGTTGAACTTGGAAGATGTGAGACCAAAACTAGATGGGTTCGTGCAGAGAATGAAACTAAAATCATTTTACATGGCACTAAGAAGTGCTTAACCACAACTGGTGAAGGGCTTCCTGTTATAGTTTCGGATTGTGAAAGGAATAATAGTTCTTGGAGATCTGCATCTCTTTCTAAACTACACTTGGCAACTATGAATCAACAACAGGAACAACTTTGCTTACAAAAGGATTCTAACTCATCTACCATTGTGACGTCAAAGTGTATCTGCATAAAAGATGATTCTCTTTGTCTTGATGATCCTCAAAGCCAGTGGTTCCAACTTGT